The sequence below is a genomic window from Thermodesulfovibrionales bacterium.
AAGAGATTCGGTGCAGAATCCATGGTCGGCTCTGTTGTTGCACTATCAATGACCAGGGAGCTCGGTCCTGTGCTTACAGGATTGATTGTTACAGGAAGGGCTGGTGCTGCTATTGCAGCGGAGATTGGCACAATGAGGGTAACAGAGCAGATAGATGCCCTTGAAACCCTTGCCACAAATCCCCTTAAATATCTGGTTATACCAAGATTCCTTGCTGGATTATTCATGCTACCAGCCCTTACAGCTCTTTCAGATATTATCGGAATAAATGGTGGATTTATAGTAAGTACCGGTATATATAAGATGAGCTCAAGTCTTTACTGGAGGAAGGTCTGGGAACATCTTGAGCTTGGAGATTTTTACAACGGTCTTATAAAGGCAGCATTTTTTGGCGCATCCATGGCAATCATCTGCTGCTATAAAGGTTTTTATACTAAGGGAGGTGCTGAGGGAGTGGGGAAGGCAACAACCCAGGCTGTAGTTCTTGCATCAATGACAATACTTGTTAGTGACTATTTCCTTTCAGCCTGGCTATTTTAAGATGCGAGGTAAGGCTTGATAGAGATAAAAGAACTTTATAAATCCTTTGGGCCCAAGGAAGTTCTTAAAGGAGTAAATCTCACCATCGAAAAGGGTGAGAGTATGGTGATAATAGGGGGCAGTGGATCTGGCAAAAGTGTACTTCTTAAACATATAATAGGATTGCTCAGGCCTGACACAGGCTCTATTTTCATAGAAGGTCTTGATGTGACTAAGCTGAATGAAAAGGATCTTTATAAGGTGAGGAAGAAATTTGGCATGCTCTTTCAGGGAGCAGCACTCTTTGACTCCCTCAGGGTATGGGAGAATGTGAGTTTTTTCCTTATAAGACACAGACGCATAAGCGAAAAAAGGGCAAGGGAGATAGCCATTGAAAAATTAAGACTTGTCGGTCTT
It includes:
- a CDS encoding ABC transporter permease; translated protein: MSAKSYIEKLGRFVSLFIIEAGGIVLFAIRTLRQLFTLPFDTKLIVLQMLSIGVRSLPVVFITSIFTGMVFALQTYTGFKRFGAESMVGSVVALSMTRELGPVLTGLIVTGRAGAAIAAEIGTMRVTEQIDALETLATNPLKYLVIPRFLAGLFMLPALTALSDIIGINGGFIVSTGIYKMSSSLYWRKVWEHLELGDFYNGLIKAAFFGASMAIICCYKGFYTKGGAEGVGKATTQAVVLASMTILVSDYFLSAWLF
- a CDS encoding ABC transporter ATP-binding protein; translation: MIEIKELYKSFGPKEVLKGVNLTIEKGESMVIIGGSGSGKSVLLKHIIGLLRPDTGSIFIEGLDVTKLNEKDLYKVRKKFGMLFQGAALFDSLRVWENVSFFLIRHRRISEKRAREIAIEKLRLVGLVGVEDLMPAELSGGMRKRVGLARAIAHDPEILLYDEPTTGLDPIMADAINDLIVDLKNKLNVTSVAITHDMNSAYKIADRIAMLYEGKIIEVGTPYEIKNTSNPVVRQFITGSAKGPIKIEGVTDG